In Vibrio hippocampi, a single genomic region encodes these proteins:
- the mlaF gene encoding phospholipid ABC transporter ATP-binding protein MlaF, translating to MLNNSLVSVKGLSFTRGERVIFDDISLDVPRGKVTAIMGPSGIGKTTLLRLIGGQLQPDKGEICFESDNIPALSRKRLYQVRKKMGMLFQSGALFTDLNVLENVAFPLREHTELSEEMIRTLSLLKLEAVGLRGASQLMPSELSGGMARRAALARAIALDPELIMYDEPFVGQDPITMGILVELIGKLNRALNLTSIVVSHDVPEVMSIADWAYLLVDGRIIAQGSPEDLRNNPDAGVQQFLQGNSDGPVPFRFPSPPLAEELFS from the coding sequence ATGTTAAACAATAGCTTGGTGTCAGTGAAAGGTCTCTCTTTTACTCGCGGAGAGCGTGTTATCTTCGATGACATCAGCTTGGATGTGCCTAGAGGAAAAGTCACCGCGATTATGGGACCGTCAGGGATTGGTAAAACGACATTATTAAGATTGATCGGCGGTCAACTTCAACCGGATAAAGGTGAGATCTGTTTTGAATCCGACAACATTCCTGCCTTGTCTAGAAAACGCCTTTACCAAGTACGCAAAAAAATGGGCATGTTGTTTCAGTCGGGAGCACTCTTTACTGACCTCAATGTACTGGAAAATGTGGCATTTCCTCTTCGAGAGCATACGGAACTTAGCGAAGAAATGATTCGAACGTTGTCGCTGCTTAAGCTAGAAGCCGTAGGTCTACGTGGTGCTTCACAGTTAATGCCCAGTGAATTGTCTGGCGGTATGGCTCGGCGAGCAGCGTTGGCAAGGGCGATTGCTCTTGATCCTGAGTTAATCATGTATGACGAACCGTTTGTTGGTCAGGACCCGATTACTATGGGAATTTTGGTTGAGCTTATTGGTAAGTTAAATCGTGCCTTGAACCTCACCTCTATTGTCGTCTCTCATGATGTTCCAGAGGTGATGTCGATAGCTGATTGGGCTTATTTGTTGGTCGATGGACGTATTATCGCTCAAGGCTCGCCGGAAGATTTGCGTAATAATCCGGATGCGGGTGTTCAGCAATTTTTGCAAGGAAACTCGGATGGTCCGGTGCCATTTCGCTTTCCTAGCCCACCGTTAGCTGAGGAGTTGTTTTCGTGA